In Dermacentor variabilis isolate Ectoservices chromosome 7, ASM5094787v1, whole genome shotgun sequence, a genomic segment contains:
- the LOC142588853 gene encoding endothelin-converting enzyme 2-like: protein MKIDVVAITTACVTTCLIFVFFYVFVVGLWKKSANGRNVCATEDCVSHATLLTRYIDWKLDPCDDFEAFVCSGWERSREYRDMLRSTFDALRYTWYGRFEDLLRRGALRLSAGRKPLAMYQMCRWYYPSNASQMAFFRNFIEDRGLRWPEPPDTLLTPLYLVAALSYLWQSPFWITVGLLRHPHSTGSRRRVLIGPGAYLRIMRYHRRVVERSYVRYWEQFLALFYPDESERPPRNDTVVDELGAMEKHVLDKLHAVNVSPRKKPALFPFRDIGVHVPNASTEHWLEAFQDALSLEPKLGVDDEIVVTDLSLLRAVARLLASYTRLQLNRYFAWLIVQYCSPVADFSLLISFYGSKSKADAYLRTSCAHTVEAAYKVLVLALGVSTLFTARDREAIEAGFDSLVSAAVRKVNESGWMDDYSKSRAIEKLESAREAMWPSATLLEGDTLEATYAGFPEHEPSLAHYWIETRKAMKSMSRTPEYTEALLLPGGNYPDHISYDYVSNVVKLAIAAAAPPAYYRNGTHAMLYGGLLFLVAKQLVKAIDDEGIKWAPNAVVEEMTFLSNSTLEVFRTKTECRRGDENEAVLPDVAALEITYAALGESHLRGEERVPLALDAQLPEDKVFFMTLCYLSCAKPGDWNPIPADCNKVVRNSPAFAKAYKCREGSKMNPVKKCAFFA, encoded by the coding sequence ATGAAGATCGACGTCGTCGCCATCACGACCGCGTGCGTCACCACTTGCCTCATCTTCGTGTTTTTCTACGTATTCGTCGTGGGATTGTGGAAAAAGTCGGCGAACGGCCGCAACgtgtgcgcgacggaagactgcgtCAGTCACGCAACGCTCCTCACCAGATACATCGACTGGAAGCTCGACCCGTGCGACGACTTCGAGGCCTTCGTCTGCTCCGGGTGGGAAAGGTCGCGGGAGTACCGCGACATGCTCCGCTCGACGTTCGACGCCCTCAGGTACACCTGGTACGGCCGCTTCGAAGACCTGCTGCGCAGGGGCGCGCTGCGACTGTCCGCCGGCAGGAAGCCGCTGGCCATGTACCAGATGTGCCGTTGGTACTACCCTTCGAACGCGTCGCAAATGGCCTTCTTTCGTAATTTCATCGAGGATCGCGGCTTGCGCTGGCCAGAGCCGCCTGACACGCTACTCACCCCTCTCTACCTCGTCGCCGCACTCTCTTACCTGTGGCAGTCGCCGTTCTGGATCACGGTCGGCTTGCTGCGGCATCCTCATTCCACCGGCAGCCGCCGACGCGTCCTGATCGGTCCCGGCGCCTACCTGCGCATTATGAGATACCACCGCCGAGTAGTCGAGCGGTCTTACGTCCGTTACTGGGAACAGTTCCTGGCCCTCTTCTACCCGGACGAATCGGAGCGACCGCCGCGAAACGACACGGTGGTTGACGAGCTCGGCGCCATGGAAAAGCACGTCCTGGACAAACTGCACGCCGTGAACGTGTCtccgcgaaagaagcccgcgctCTTCCCGTTCCGTGACATCGGCGTCCACGTGCCGAACGCGTCGACCGAGCACTGGTTGGAGGCGTTCCAGGACGCCCTGTCTCTCGAGCCGAAGCTGGGCGTCGACGACGAGATCGTGGTCACCGACCTCTCGCTCCTGCGCGCGGTCGCCAGACTGCTGGCCAGTTACACGCGGCTGCAGCTCAACAGGTACTTTGCGTGGCTCATCGTGCAGTACTGCTCTCCCGTGGCGGACTTTTCCTTACTGATCAGCTTCTACGGAAGCAAGTCGAAGGCCGACGCGTATCTGCGTACGTCCTGCGCGCACACGGTCGAAGCCGCGTACAAGGTCCTCGTGCTCGCGCTCGGCGTTTCGACCCTGTTCACGGCGCGGGACAGAGAGGCCATCGAGGCCGGCTTCGACAGCCTCGTCTCGGCGGCTGTGCGCAAGGTGAACGAGTCCGGCTGGATGGACGATTACAGCAAGTCGAGGGCGATCGAGAAGCTCGAGTCCGCGAGGGAGGCCATGTGGCCGTCCGCGACTCTCCTCGAGGGCGACACGCTGGAGGCAACCTACGCCGGCTTTCCAGAGCACGAACCATCTCTCGCCCACTATTGGATCGAGACGCGCAAGGCGATGAAGAGCATGAGCAGGACGCCCGAGTACACGGAGGCACTGTTGCTGCCGGGGGGCAACTATCCCGACCATATCAGCTACGACTACGTGAGCAATGTCGTGAAGCTGGCCATCGCCGCGGCCGCGCCTCCGGCATACTACCGCAACGGGACCCACGCGATGCTGTACGGCGGCCTGCTGTTCCTCGTGGCCAAGCAACTCGTCAAGGCCATCGACGACGAAGGGATCAAGTGGGCGCCGAACGCGGTCGTGGAGGAAATGACGTTTCTTTCCAACTCTACCCTGGAAGTGTTTCGCACCAAGACCGAGTGTCGGCGCGGTGACGAAAACGAGGCCGTGCTGCCCGACGTTGCGGCCCTGGAGATCACCTACGCCGCACTTGGCGAGTCGCACCTGCGAGGCGAGGAAAGAGTGCCACTGGCCCTTGACGCGCAGCTGCCGGAGGATAAGGTGTTTTTCATGACACTCTGCTACCTGTCGTGTGCGAAGCCCGGCGACTGGAACCCCATTCCGGCCGATTGTAACAAGGTCGTGAGGAACTCGCCGGCTTTCGCCAAGGCCTACAAGTGTCGGGAAGGCAGCAAGATGAACCCGGTGAAGAAATGCGCGTTCTTCGCTTGA